In Pempheris klunzingeri isolate RE-2024b chromosome 5, fPemKlu1.hap1, whole genome shotgun sequence, the DNA window ATTCTGCATCTATCAGTGATTTCAAGcccaaaatatgtataaattgGCTCCAGGCTTGAAGATGCTAAAGGTGAACTCACCCAGGTCGAAGTCGTACATGCAGTAGGTCATCAGGATGTCGTGGAGGAGGACCAGGCCCGGGTTGTCGATGCCTTCATAGAACCGGTTTGTTCTGTCTGTTCGGTTCACAtctttctctgaaaacagcGAGACAACAGACGACATTAAGTTCAGAGAGGCAGGTGACGTCTTGTGAGTTTGAGCCCAAAATATCCGATGACTAAAAGCTACAATGTGATTTCAGTCTCACCTATCAGACTCCTGTAGTCTCTCAGTCTGGAGTTTCTCCTCTCTTGTTCCTCGCTGACTGACTTCCACTGCAGCTTCATCCGGAAGTATTCATCACTGCCaacaagcagacagaaaacCTTTCACATCAACAGCACAACAAACCCAAAGTGAAGGATGCTTTCAGACACTTTCAGCTGGGTGACATCCTGAGGGGAAACATACactggccactttattaggaaCACCTCTCTAATACTGTAGCATTCACACTGATATTCCCCTGAACATTAAACCACAGTCCTCAGATGACCAGAGTCCATCCACCTCTCTCGCTGACTCACTGGATGGTTTTTCTTTCTGGAAATTATCACTCCACGCCAAGTGATCCTTGAATTGGTCctgtagatcacctcagctggcaacAGGatgcaacgtgatcctttgggacaactgcacctgatcacagtagattcactaaaagagcttgttattctaagtgtgtgacagcatcatggaaaggatccctacagagagagacctagaagatccttttggtttaaccacaaacagccgttatatcgctctctgcacacacaccagactacattcataaaaacagggattttgcCTTGCATAGGTCAAACTTAGcgctttgtgtgactttggtattttaaaaggttaatttggagtttggatccaaactaaccctttaaaaacatcaaagtcacacaataacacaatcaaactaactgatggaggcagcagcagaccagcagctcctgtgtcctgttctctaaaatccctgttttagtgaatgtagtctggtgtgtgtgctgtttgtggttaaaccaaaaggatcttccaggtctctctctgtagggatcctttccatgatgctgtcacacacttagaataacactctgagcctgtcagtggctaaaacaagctcttgtagtggacctactgtgcTCAGgtgttgtcccaaaggatcacgttgcagccattgcagcctgtttctctgctgctggctgaggtgatctactggaccagtttttgtacctacttTAATACAAAACTTCAAACTAAACCTGGAAGGAGTGACTCAAAGTCTTCACAGCCTTTAAATATGACACTAAAATATGTACCTAATGTGAACCTAATAAAGAGGCCATCGAGTGTATCTGCCAGTGATAAAAAGAAAGTCCTAGTTGTCGTACGTTTTGGCTCTCTGCAGGACTTTCCTCCCCTCCGACGTGCTGTCCCAGGGATAATATCCCAGCAGAAACTTCCAGGCCTCTTTCCTCACAGCATGACAGAGTCCCTGCAGGTTCACACGGGTAAACACACGTGATGAGAAcacatgataatgataatgtggTTATGGAGTCATTTAATCCAACTCAAGGAATCCGTTCTTGAGTTTTACTACAAAACCTGGAAGTCTAAAGGAAAGTAGTGAAATAAAAGGTGCTTTTAAATGCTGTCTGACCTGATTGTGACTTCACTAACTAGGCCTGACGGTGATCTGGCCGTACTCAGGCCGACACAGgtgatgaataatgaattaaaCGTGCCCCTTTGAAGATGAGCTGTTTGAGGCGCGGGATGTTGATCATCCTCCCCTCTGGATCCTGGTGTTTGGTCCAGTCCTCTGCCGTCAGCGGCTCCCTCCGCGTCACCTGAGGCCTCGTTCCCAGGTCGATCTGACGGGAACAAACGGGTGAGACGAACACACGCGGTCAAAGGCGCTTCATACTAGAGCAGATAGTCCTGTGTGTAGCTACACCAGCAGAAACGAGCCTTTCTACTGTGATCTGTTGCTTTTTATAAATAACAGTGAATGTTTAATAAACCAAACCAGCGCATGCAGCGGGAAGCGTGTGTGACGGCGTGCCTCCTCTCACCCTGGTGATGACCTCGAAGCCAGGCTCCTCCTGCTGGTTGATCTCCAGTCCCGGGATGACTTCGCCCAGCAGGTCGGCCACCTCCTCTGGGGGGCGCTGGTGCTGCTCCTCCGTCCCCCGGAAAGCGTCGAATATGTAGTTGGTGACTTTTGAGAAGCTGCCCAAGGTGGTGACGTACGGGTCCTTCTTAAACTTCTGTCAAGGAGACAAACCGTTTGCTCAACTCGCACCTCAAAGTGTGTCACTGAAACTCAACCAAGGGACAAACATCTGCTTTCACTGTGTCGCCCATAAACACCTGAATCTTCTCAGAGGTTCTGTGATTGATCTCCAGATCAGTGGAGGATTATTAATAAGCTTGCCTTATGTTACTCAGTGTGTTATTCTGTTAGTCTcttaacactcacacacacacttttttaaaatttaaacctATTTCTACATAACATGGTGTCTAAATGGCTCTAAGTGGGTacaaagtgttggaactggtccagtagatcacctcagccagcagccaccaaacgggctgcaatggctgcaacgtgatcctttgggacaactgcacctgatcacagtagatcaccactaaaagagcttgtttgatccactgacaggctcagagtgttattctaagtgtgtgacagcatcatggaaaggatccctacagagagagacctggaagatccttttggtttaaccacaaacagccgttatatcgctctctgcacacacaccagactacattcactaaaacagggattttagctcacagaacacaggagctgctgctctgctgctgcctcgatttggtttgtttgtttgtgttactgtgtgttccACAGACACTGTGTTAGATCCAACCCCTGTTTTTAttacaccaaagtcacacaataacacaaactaactgaatgATCGAAGCAGGAGTAGATAAGcatctcctgtgttctgtgaggtaaaattactgtttttctcaaaggagtctggtggcttagaAGGCTTGGAAATCGCTTGACAAGTATGTAAAAACAGGGCTCATCCATACTTTGGTGACGGCACAGAACCAACGTGGACGTAGCTTCTGTCCGACTTTGAGTTACAGTTAGAGTTGTTTCTTACATGAACGAGGCCAAAGTTGTTGTCATCCAGAAGGTTCTCGAAGGACTGTGACAGAGCCTTGTTGGGTGTGCTGACCCACAGACACGCTTCATCATCTGGTGTCCtgcaaacatgaaaaacacacaaaactgacCTCAGAATATTTAGAGATAAACCGGACAGGACCGCCTCCACTGACTCTAATAAAGAAGAGATAAGTTAACGTTTGTGTTGAGGTTTGATGCTATGATGGTCTCGAGGAATGTTTGAAGAAAATTCTcctgttccagcttctcaaatgtacCGATCTTCTGGGTTTCTTTGGTCTTCCATCGCAGTAAACTAAATATCATTGGCTTTTGAactggttggacaaaacaagttaTTCTAAAGCTgctgaaatgtatatttttataaaaccAGTGTATGAAATAGACTTTGAGACACTCTCTCTTTATTAATTCCTTCCATCACgtcaagacttttttacttgtGTAGGGACTGCGACTTACTTCAGacatattttgttatatttgttgatATTCTCATGGCAGCCAGacagaaatcaataaatcaaatgttttgacaaaaaaaatggaaaaataactCTGGTGCCCGTCTAACTACGTACCTGTCGACCTGCACACAGGCTAACGCTAGCGAGTCAGTCCCAtaagacagaaaagcagagaaagtgtGGCCACAGCACACGCAGTTTAACCTCTGACGCTCTCCGTCCACACCGAGTCCGTCAAATATTCACTCCTGTTGTTGTCGTCATGTAAACAAACCACGTAGCAAACAGCTGATCAGACTGGAGACGTAACCACGCCAGTGAAAGATGGCGAGCTCTGACCACGTTTGtgctttttaaactgaaaaaacacGTTTTATCTTGTGATATTTAGACGTCTCTTTACTGGAAATGAGACGATCCAGCCGACAGCAGCAGGCTGTTCTTATTGATTTCAGCTCTCTGTGACCTCCGTCCAGCCAGCTGATCAACTTATtcagaaaaggaagaggagccATCATTCAAATAAACTCCTCATTCTCATGTTTAGCAttctggttcactctcacagcgTTGTAAGAAGCTGTAAGACGCAACACAGTGGAGCGTTTAGGCGCTAAAGAGATTCTACAGTGAGTCGTTCTTTTCACTGATCACACAGAGGACGCAGCCAATCAGGACACAGACAGTCAGCTGGACATCACACTGGTGCTCTGAGTCTGAAAACATCCGGCACTTAATCCAGATGATTTCTTTGTGAAAGGCTTCGATAAGAACTTTAATAACAGCTATCTGTGCCGAGATACAGGGAGAATCTGTCCGCGTCCTCAGCAGAGAAACCTGACGTAACgtttggagaggagaggagaggagaggagaggagagaggagaggagaggagaggagaggaggaggagaggaggaggagaggagaggagaggaggaggagaggagaggagaggagaggaggaggaggaggaggagaggaggggagaggaggggagagtgtGTCCTGGCTGCTGTCCACTGAGACAGGAACACTTCTTCACACACCATCAATCCGGACGTATGGAAATCACACACATTAGCATATAAATGACACAAGTGAAGGACTGCAGAACTGACACATGATTGTGTTTGATTCCTCGGGGCGCTAACAACAAATCTGTCGTTTTCTTTTCCAACTGATGAGCTTCTACCTTCTTCtaagtgtgtgaatgaatgtttaGGTTGCAGGTCACTTTTAAGACGCTGCGCAGGCACTCACTCGCTGAGCAGGGCGAATCTCCTCAGGCCGTCCAGGAACTCTTTGCTGCCGCCCTGGTGGAAGTGCAGAGCCGGCAGGGAGGCGGACGACTCCTTCAGTTTCAAGATCAGGAAGGTCCAACCCTCCTCCTTCACTGTGATGGACCTGAGGTCGCTGACGCTGACGGTGAACGCCCACCTGCTCCTCTCGTGGCTGTGGTTCAGAGAGCCTGAGAGACCGAAGAGAGgggtcagaaaacacacacacacacacttcctggtAAATATTCTCCGTCCTGAACGTCAGAGCAGAAGGGGACAGTGCAGCAGATGGCGGTAATACAACACCATTAAactaaacagaagaagaagtggcGAGGCCGGATGTATATCACAGAAAACGTCTTTTTATTCCCATCATGAGCACGTCAGCGTCCTTTGGCAGACAAACGTCGTGAGGTGGGACGATTGATCCCAGCTCCCGTTAACACACGACCTTGTGCAGGAAACGTTCCCGATCATTTCAGGGAcagactgcatgtgtgaaaggagCCGCAGATGAGCTCAGTAAACTATAACATCCCattactgttgttttctgtcatgcTGCTGTTTCTTTACCGAGCTCTGCTCTTCTGAACCAGGACCTCCAGGATTTGGATCAAATATCTCTGAAGCAGCAGGTGTTATTTCAATGTGTCTGTTACgtttttaattaacatttaaatggaTGTAAGTATCAGATTAAACTAGAAATGGTGACTCTGGTTGGTATAAAACAGCTTTAATGGCCTGGCACGGTCACAGCTAACTGCTGACGTGTTGTGAATGCAGTGAAACGTGTCTGTCAGGAAGCAGCAGCGCTTTCATTTCCAAACATCCAGAACAGGTTTTCCAGGACGTTAACTTCTACCGTCAAGACTCTCAAATCAGAACATGCAGTCAAAGTATTTAAACAACaatacacagaaaacagaatgaGGAAACTGAGATGAGGTTTTACAATTACAAGTCATCAACTAACTCTAAGCTTTcagaaatgaaactgaattaCAGATTACAGTGAGCTGTACGGTGTATAACTGTGTgactctactgctgcctcaaacTAAATggttgaagcagcagtagagcagcagctcctgtgttctgtgaggtaaaaatcgtgtttttgtcaatggagtctggtgtgtttgaccCACTTTGGACCCAGGTTTTGAAATACTGGAGTAATCCTTGAAGAGACGTCTAATGTAGAAGAGGAAAACTCACCCTCTCCGTTAGTGCAGGTTTTCTTCTTGAAGGACACGGCGTTGATCATGTCCCACTCGGTCTCGtagctctgctgtgtttctaaCAGCTGGTGGGACTTCTCGCCTGAACACTGGTCCCACTCCATGACCGAACTGGAgtcctgaacaaacacacactttgataaCGACATGTGCGCACACAATAAGTCAAATCATGGATTGAACTGTGAGCTTGGAGCACCCTGGTGGTCTGGGGCTCTGACTATGACCTGCAACATCCCTGGTTCGATTCTGTCAGCAGGGTCTTTGTTAAACTTTACTCTTCCTTGTTTCTACTGTGAGTGTTAGAACAGCAGGGACATGTAGCACAGATGGTACGTATGCTATCTTGgctccgctttgtctggacaactgttCGGTCCAAGGAAAGGTCACGTCCATCTTTAGTGCATCacctcacatacctgaaaccagatattgctgacagaatcctatatatgtggaggctttactctgtattcttCAGTCTCTCTTCTCTGCCTGTGACGTcagactccgagctcgtaaactACACAAAGCTCTTGAACGCATCTTGTTGTCATCTCTTCATTCAGAGCGACCACAGAGATGCATCTCTACAGTGAGCTGCACTCAGGTAACTCACCAACATCCATATTCGATCATATCAAGTCTGTTCATCTTGTAAAAGTGTGGGAGTGGCTGCTGCTCTTCTCATCGTGGtaacatttacagtaataatCTAATTTGAGGGCATCCACACTGAACATGAGCCGTTTATCCATCTGTACAGGCTTCAGTCAGGGGACAAACAGTTTCTGATATAAGAAGAGGCTGGTGGGTTATGAACTCTCACCTGGTTCAAGCGATGGAGGTGACAGATTATATCAGTGCCGTCTCAGGAGAGCAGATACAGAAATAGACGACATATTTAGGACTAAACCTGGAGTCAGCTCAGAGTCACTCGTACGCGAATAATAAACATTACATAAAAGATCATTTCCAGTGTTCCTGCTGTCGTCACACTCAGAGCGTCAACGTGACACTCGAACAGTCTGAGTTATGTTGCCTGAAAACAGTGGAACGTGTTTTTGGATGCATCTATTTTTAACAGAATGGTTTTGTATATGGAATACTGTTTGGACctcatgactcatccacctTAATTTCAGTGTCAGTACGGAGGCATCCAGGTTAGATCCATAACAAATGAGAtctcaagaccaaactctttaatcaagagagacacccaacgattcaggaattcaaaattaaggattcaagaatccccacatgactGTTTAAGGCCTCCGATCAGGCGCTTCATTAGCTGGCTGAAGGGTTGAACATGTGAGAACTAAAAGGGATGTGAAGGTTTTTCTTGTCCGTATTTGTTGTTGGGATACGTgttgttaggaaatagaaaatgtgcaggcacgcttgtgttttttatgtttttatgttagtacatttatgctttattatcaagaagttttagcctgatgcaggactgtgtgatagttatgacctttacacagaccaaagagatgtgtgttgctgtaggatgtatcagactgtgcttgcattcttgagataaagaagagttctagaaggccttgaacagtgagaagtcagcgtacctgcgtttctcaccaaccgcccctgcgaggaggagagggagcagggtgcggcggaggaccGCTGAGAagaggaactttgcttatacatgttacatatatgcttgaaagacactgagactgctcagtgcagatgtagatctttgcttgttgcaagtaaaactttgaactgagatctctgtctctgagagtttatcttgtgtgttgggaaattaatggtacgaactaacagcgaaaatacagttctggttTTATAGAAATAAGTTCCTGACACGTGTGATTCTTTTCAGGCTGTGAAGTCTCTTCATAAATCCTTATAATATTAGATCTAACCTTAGCTAATGTGGCTACTGTTAGCCACATCACAGCAGCCAGACATTTAGAGCCGACTAACCAAACAGCACTGACATGTTATACTGCATCATATAAAACTCCACTTAGCTAAACATTAACCACGCACACATATGGCACATTATTTACTCTTCACCATAAATACTCTGAATGAGTAGCCGGTTGCCAACACAGATATGATTGGTAAACACATCGGGGGGGTTTTCTCACAACGGTCTGTCTTCAGATAGTCTGAAATGACAGTGTCTTTATGTATTGATTATCTTTACCGATAGAAAACAGCtaatgcagctgctgcaggagtggGATTTCAGTAGTAAACAACTTACGTTATGCCATCAAATCATCTTTAGACATTGTTTAACAAGCTAGTTAAGCTACTTAGCAGGAAAAAACAGTTCGACTTCTGCACTCCAAAATAAGATGGATGTGTAAGATATGGgttattttctatatttgtgtTGTGATGTTTAAGCAATAAAGTAAATCAGTCACACTGAGACAAACCTTTCCAGCACACAGCATGTTTGATGGGTCGACGGTGTCTTCCAGAGGTCTGTAGTCCACAACGATTTCAGCATCCTGACAGAGGGGAGACACACAAAACGCTATCAGCAAGTTATTTCATACAACCAGCAAACCAGAGAAGCATTTCCTACCATAGTGCAGCAGTCACTACATTGGTTATTAACACGCATGTCGAGCTGAAGCAATCAGTCTATTAATTATTCATAACTTGCTTCTGataataaatcaaacatttaagCTAattttcagcttcttaaatgtgagtattttctaatgtggttttctgtgatagcaaactgaatatctttgggttttagactaCTGGAAGAATTCACTTTGGACTCTAAGTAAtctgcatttttcattattttctgccaGTTCGTTGACTAAACTATAAAATATTCTGAAAATTAATCagtaataattaaaatacaGTCATGTGTGATCGATGGAAACAACAAAGAGTGACCGAACAGCAACACAGCAACTTGTTGTTTCACCTTCTCAATGATCCGAAGAGACCCTGAAATGAGTAAATCCTGCTCGATGccatcttcatcactgctcGGGTGTATGAAGACTCCTTCATGTTCAAATATAACCTGTGCGACAGACGGTGGATTAAGATTATTCGGGTTATTTACAATTTCACATTGTACAAATCCAATAAAGATAAACACCACTTCAGCTGCCACATTTGTTTGCAGAAAATGTGTTGCAGATCTTGTTTATTTAGCGGTAGACAGAATATTTTTTCACCCAGATCCGGAAAAACCTCCAGAAAAGGAGGAAGTGGTGCTAAACAGTGGTGAGATGCTGTGAAACACATTCACTCAAGTGCTGCACTTAGATACACATTGAATGTACATAAGTATTTCCATGTCATGCAGCTTTATGCTTTTCCTCCACTACATCACAGAGACGTATGTCATATATTATAGTTTCTATTTATCATACATGATGATCTAATGGACCACAATGCATTGCTACAGAAACAGCCCAAcaatataaagtagttaaaatgagctcaatCTTAATCAAGTGAGATCCACTTTGATGCAGCAGTGACATTAAACCAGAAACATCAAATATAACAGGAAGCGACTCACAGGAATAATACACTGCACTAGGAGTACTTtcacttttgat includes these proteins:
- the tbc1d15 gene encoding TBC1 domain family member 15; the protein is MAADSLLKVIFEHEGVFIHPSSDEDGIEQDLLISGSLRIIEKDAEIVVDYRPLEDTVDPSNMLCAGKDSSSVMEWDQCSGEKSHQLLETQQSYETEWDMINAVSFKKKTCTNGEGSLNHSHERSRWAFTVSVSDLRSITVKEEGWTFLILKLKESSASLPALHFHQGGSKEFLDGLRRFALLSETPDDEACLWVSTPNKALSQSFENLLDDNNFGLVHKFKKDPYVTTLGSFSKVTNYIFDAFRGTEEQHQRPPEEVADLLGEVIPGLEINQQEEPGFEVITRIDLGTRPQVTRREPLTAEDWTKHQDPEGRMINIPRLKQLIFKGGLCHAVRKEAWKFLLGYYPWDSTSEGRKVLQRAKTDEYFRMKLQWKSVSEEQERRNSRLRDYRSLIEKDVNRTDRTNRFYEGIDNPGLVLLHDILMTYCMYDFDLGYVQGMSDLLSPILYVMENEVDAFWCFVSFMDQMHHNFEEQMQGMKTQLIQLSTLLRLLDLAFWNYLESQDSGYLYFCFRWLLIRFKRELSFQDVLRLWEVMWTGLPCQNFHLLVCCAILDSEKQKIMEENYGFNEILKHINELSMKLDIEEILQKAEGICLQIKSCKDLPHSISAILGFDSGVPRSDPADSGSPPAPRPTQRPDACSNGHGHLRETSSHNGCKVAFIS